The nucleotide sequence GACTGTAAAATAGAGTGCTACCTTTTTTCCCCTCCACTTGTTACCAGTGTTTTTCTGCCACCACAATGCGTAACTGTGACGTCTGCTCTGAACTGGTCAATCTGATTCAACCTGCATCCACAACATCAATTTGAAATGCAATGTTCTTTACACAAACTAAAAAACACCATAGTTTCTGTGTCAATACATCTTGAAGTTCATTATTGGACCATAATTTCTTCAAAAACAGCATCCAGTGTTAAAAGCTGTGCTAAGGAAGAGAACAGCGCTTTATTGCTCGAGTGTCCTGTTCTCTGCAGCTCAATGGCACACTCAAGTTCGATTGTCCTTTTGTATGAAGCGAACGAGAACAAATCCGAAGGGCAAATGCCACAGTTCTTATGTTTTCGATACTTTCGCGGTTGTGCTTTTCGAGGGTAGCCAGCTGAACCGATAGCGCTCTCGCGGGGCCATCACGTCTAAATTCAGCAGCTTCTGCTCTTTCTCACTGTCCACAGTCTTATATCCCAGCAGAGTCATGGCTCCTTTGCAGACCTTCTGGATGCGCTGGACCTTCTCAAACGGTAAGGTGGTTCGCCAAGCCAGGGAGACGTCCTCAGCATTTCGCGAGGTGATCTTGAAGGCCTCCTTCTTCGTTCCCTTGCCCTTCCCATGTGTGATACGGTAGATCCACTCCTGCAACTCTTCGGTCAGCTCCAAACCCACAAACTCATACATGGCTTCGATCTCAGACAGCGTGTTGCGCACTAGATCCTCATAACGGACCATCTTATAGCGCCCCCTTAGGAAATCAGGTGGCTTTAACGTGGCGGTTTCATAAATTCGCACATGGCTGCGACAAATCTCCTGCAGGACCTGATAAGATTTATCCTTTTCCGGGACATTAGCCTGCTCCAGGACTATAGCACTGTCTTTGAGCAGGGCTTTGACCGACTGCTCGCGGGAACGAAGTACCGCTCGAGGATCACGAACCAGATGGATGATGCGCAGATCCAAACTCGGGTCGCGCAATAGTGGATACAGTGACTCCAACTCGAAGAAACGCACCTCTTTTAGCACCACATGGCTGTAAGTCCGACACGCAGCCTCGGCAAGCTTCAAACCTTGCGTGTCACAGTGCAGCTTGCAGTCTTGCTCTTTGCTAATCTCGTCGCGTGCCGTGAGAAAACAAGCGGGCGGCGAGCAGAGCGCGCGGCTGTGGCTCCACATGAAGAGGTTGGAGACGTTGCGCGGCTGGGGCATGTAAGCGTCCATCACCGACATGTCACATTGAAAGATGCTGCGAATCATATCGCGCACCGCCATCCGCATGCTGCGTGCGCCGGCCTT is from Carassius auratus strain Wakin chromosome 25, ASM336829v1, whole genome shotgun sequence and encodes:
- the LOC113043651 gene encoding carbohydrate sulfotransferase 6-like, with amino-acid sequence MLRWRVSKPTVLSLVLIQAAAVVLLYGWYSRPPSPNTAASEGKVHVLLLSSWRSGSSFLGQVFNQHPDVFYLMEPGWHVWTSIQKAGARSMRMAVRDMIRSIFQCDMSVMDAYMPQPRNVSNLFMWSHSRALCSPPACFLTARDEISKEQDCKLHCDTQGLKLAEAACRTYSHVVLKEVRFFELESLYPLLRDPSLDLRIIHLVRDPRAVLRSREQSVKALLKDSAIVLEQANVPEKDKSYQVLQEICRSHVRIYETATLKPPDFLRGRYKMVRYEDLVRNTLSEIEAMYEFVGLELTEELQEWIYRITHGKGKGTKKEAFKITSRNAEDVSLAWRTTLPFEKVQRIQKVCKGAMTLLGYKTVDSEKEQKLLNLDVMAPRERYRFSWLPSKSTTAKVSKT